The following coding sequences are from one Granulicella arctica window:
- a CDS encoding response regulator, translating to MNIFWMIGFTHDAEDSHVFQTKGQARWFSTLRKSSDSVDMNQGIRILLIDDHALFREGVGRLLQAEPDFIAVRSCGHIREALRLLEGEVIDVVLLDYDLDGEYGTLFLDEAKAKGFKGHILMVTAGMPNATVLKVLEQGASGIFLKQAPPAELVEAIHKIISGQIWLDSRAIKPLIDGVNRRAEETRIRPSLSARELAVVRAVCEGLSNKQIAVELQLSESGVKGALQQLFAKTGVRTRSQLVRLALEQHSDDWLDGETGVTDH from the coding sequence GTGAATATCTTTTGGATGATCGGTTTTACCCATGATGCTGAAGATTCTCATGTATTCCAGACAAAGGGACAAGCCAGGTGGTTTTCTACGTTAAGAAAATCGTCCGACAGTGTTGATATGAATCAGGGAATTCGGATTCTGCTTATTGACGATCATGCTCTTTTTCGTGAAGGTGTTGGCCGATTACTTCAGGCTGAGCCCGATTTCATAGCGGTGCGGAGCTGCGGCCATATTCGAGAGGCTTTGCGTCTCCTCGAAGGCGAAGTAATAGATGTTGTTCTGCTGGACTATGACCTGGACGGAGAGTACGGGACGCTCTTTTTAGATGAGGCCAAGGCAAAGGGCTTTAAAGGCCACATCTTAATGGTAACGGCTGGCATGCCCAATGCGACAGTCTTGAAGGTTCTAGAGCAGGGAGCATCGGGGATTTTTCTTAAACAGGCTCCTCCTGCAGAGCTCGTTGAGGCAATTCATAAAATCATTAGCGGCCAGATCTGGCTCGATTCGCGGGCAATCAAACCTTTGATTGATGGCGTAAATCGTAGAGCCGAAGAAACGCGAATTCGCCCGTCTCTCAGCGCCCGCGAGCTGGCAGTAGTGCGGGCAGTCTGCGAGGGACTCTCGAATAAGCAGATAGCAGTAGAGCTTCAGCTGTCTGAAAGCGGGGTGAAAGGAGCTCTGCAGCAACTCTTTGCGAAAACGGGGGTTCGTACCCGAAGTCAATTAGTCCGCCTTGCTTTGGAGCAGCACTCTGATGATTGGCTGGATGGTGAGACTGGTGTAACCGACCACTGA
- a CDS encoding sensor histidine kinase, with the protein MDILSIYTRTNRNLLLLAAATLVVTIAFTDWSTKPYISIGFLYLFPIMLISGILARWQIMSAALVCSVLQEAFSNLPSSEAIVRLILSSAGFVGTGFLVFELVRNRRIVMQHLEEVEGQVRLRKDAEEQLRVLVESSPAAILTVDSKGEILLANLAAQEILAPGQGELKSQAIQKYLPALLIAARSRKAHPFRTTMQCCGQRADGETFLAGIWFSTYTTQSGNRLAAIIVDLSEELVHREDLSLDYLLKNARILMSAVSHEIRNLSGTARVMYENLDRLGILCGNEDFEALGTLIHGMERLSDLDIVRSSDKGRQAVELGPVLDEVRILIESACRESEVELFWKIEGTQSVVWADRYGLIQVFLNLAKNSLRAMEDCSDRHLTVEATRDNEYFIVRIHDTGPGIANSQDLFRPFQQGADSSGLGLYVSQSIMKSFGGDLAFEPRDRGCCFAITIQVAA; encoded by the coding sequence ATGGATATTCTTTCGATTTACACGCGAACCAACAGAAATCTCTTGTTGCTTGCCGCTGCAACTCTGGTTGTAACGATCGCTTTTACAGATTGGTCCACCAAACCCTACATCTCGATCGGTTTCCTCTATCTGTTTCCGATCATGCTAATTAGCGGAATTCTTGCTCGGTGGCAGATCATGAGCGCGGCGCTCGTCTGTTCCGTTTTGCAAGAAGCCTTCAGCAATCTTCCATCGAGTGAAGCAATTGTGCGGCTGATTCTTTCATCTGCAGGATTTGTAGGAACGGGATTTCTTGTCTTCGAATTAGTACGAAACCGCCGTATCGTCATGCAACATCTTGAAGAGGTTGAGGGACAAGTACGGTTGCGGAAAGACGCGGAGGAACAACTCCGCGTCTTAGTAGAAAGTAGCCCTGCTGCTATTCTCACAGTCGACTCAAAGGGAGAAATACTACTTGCGAACCTGGCGGCACAAGAAATATTGGCTCCTGGACAAGGAGAGCTAAAATCTCAAGCAATTCAGAAGTACCTTCCTGCCTTGCTGATCGCCGCCCGCTCCAGGAAAGCTCACCCTTTCAGGACGACCATGCAGTGTTGCGGACAAAGGGCAGATGGTGAAACCTTCCTTGCCGGAATATGGTTTTCAACGTACACCACACAATCAGGTAACCGGCTGGCTGCGATCATAGTTGATCTCTCTGAAGAACTTGTCCATCGCGAAGATCTAAGTTTGGACTACTTATTGAAAAATGCGCGAATTCTGATGAGTGCTGTTTCTCATGAAATACGTAATCTTTCAGGAACAGCTCGAGTCATGTACGAAAATCTAGACCGATTAGGCATATTGTGTGGAAACGAGGACTTCGAAGCACTAGGAACGCTAATTCACGGCATGGAGAGACTGTCCGATCTCGATATTGTTCGTTCATCCGACAAGGGAAGGCAGGCTGTAGAGTTAGGACCGGTGCTAGACGAGGTCCGGATTCTGATTGAGTCAGCATGCCGGGAGTCTGAGGTTGAACTTTTTTGGAAGATCGAAGGAACTCAATCCGTTGTCTGGGCGGATCGATACGGACTTATTCAGGTCTTTCTCAATCTTGCCAAGAATAGTCTTCGGGCCATGGAAGATTGCAGCGATAGACATCTAACAGTGGAGGCTACAAGGGATAACGAGTATTTCATCGTTCGCATTCACGACACTGGGCCTGGCATAGCAAATTCACAGGATCTTTTCCGGCCATTCCAACAGGGGGCTGATTCCAGCGGTCTTGGCTTGTATGTTTCACAATCAATTATGAAGAGTTTTGGTGGGGACCTGGCGTTTGAACCTCGAGATAGAGGGTGCTGTTTCGCCATCACGATACAAGTGGCTGCCTAG
- a CDS encoding PepSY domain-containing protein: MLLWHRLLYKPRQTLARRVAFQIHLWCGVGLGLYMALIGLSGSALVFRSEIERALRPKLYVLHPGATSSARPTLDQLLHTATSALPDWQPRGFEQLASSPSTMPVQPVVLYMMPRPGHAVFAPHSFTPDQLLVYLDPYSGALLGARSRYAGVMGLAANLHYYLLAGERGYVVNGVLAIAFLGVALTGWILWWPGVSRAISALRIHGLRRSLHGGRSNWRRFNWDLHATGGFWSNPALIAVIATGIFFVFPQPILRGLAFVTHTDPDVIRAWYSAPTLPLRPLGGELITVQDAWRAAADSLPQGAYVDYLALPSEPGNSFEAIAYYPHSAPYAQPFRVYINPFDASPMQQLDSRSLPLVMRAVLYVYAVHFGRFAGVVSRVLWFLLGLFPTVLLVTGLIMWWSRSLRRKLKRH; this comes from the coding sequence GTGTTGCTATGGCATCGTCTGTTGTACAAGCCACGTCAAACCCTGGCGCGGCGCGTGGCGTTTCAGATTCACCTGTGGTGTGGCGTCGGCCTTGGACTCTATATGGCGCTGATTGGTCTGAGTGGTTCAGCGCTTGTCTTCCGCTCCGAGATCGAACGTGCGTTGCGTCCTAAGCTGTATGTCCTGCATCCGGGCGCAACATCTTCGGCGCGGCCGACGCTTGATCAGTTGCTGCATACTGCTACGAGTGCTCTTCCTGACTGGCAGCCGCGTGGCTTTGAACAGCTTGCCTCGAGTCCGTCGACGATGCCTGTCCAACCGGTAGTCCTCTATATGATGCCGCGTCCTGGCCATGCAGTCTTCGCTCCGCACTCCTTCACGCCGGATCAGCTGCTGGTATACCTCGATCCATACTCGGGTGCTTTGCTTGGGGCGAGATCGAGGTATGCCGGAGTGATGGGGCTGGCTGCGAATCTTCACTACTATTTACTGGCAGGGGAGCGAGGATATGTCGTCAATGGAGTGCTCGCTATAGCCTTCCTCGGCGTTGCTCTGACAGGCTGGATCCTTTGGTGGCCCGGAGTGAGCCGAGCGATCTCCGCGTTGCGTATTCACGGATTGCGAAGGAGCCTTCATGGCGGTCGGAGCAACTGGAGGCGGTTCAATTGGGACCTTCACGCGACCGGTGGTTTCTGGTCTAACCCCGCACTGATCGCGGTCATTGCCACCGGCATCTTCTTTGTTTTTCCCCAACCAATACTGCGAGGGTTAGCTTTTGTGACGCACACGGACCCAGACGTAATTCGGGCTTGGTATTCCGCTCCGACGCTACCTCTCCGACCGCTAGGCGGGGAGTTGATCACGGTTCAGGATGCCTGGCGCGCGGCCGCTGACTCTCTTCCTCAAGGCGCTTATGTCGACTATCTGGCGCTTCCTTCCGAACCGGGTAACTCGTTCGAGGCGATCGCGTACTATCCGCATTCCGCGCCCTATGCACAGCCGTTTCGGGTCTATATCAATCCCTTTGATGCAAGTCCTATGCAACAGCTGGATTCGCGCAGTTTGCCTCTGGTTATGCGGGCTGTGCTTTATGTGTACGCTGTTCACTTCGGCCGTTTTGCCGGCGTGGTCTCCCGAGTGCTTTGGTTTCTTCTCGGCCTTTTCCCTACAGTGCTGCTCGTTACTGGACTCATCATGTGGTGGAGCCGCTCACTCCGACGGAAGCTAAAACGGCATTGA
- a CDS encoding TonB-dependent siderophore receptor produces MRLVPIRLSVVLYLCFSASYGFARSHEGSTSSAESSRSCQPPAPGASLQSLSGTVFDPTGAIVPGAALRVECGSFYRQTLSDGAGHYILRVPGGSYTLDAESTGFLPQVRELVVQSGSNTVDLRLGIAAEGQSVEVNAGPDYVTSTVDSGTKTSTPLIDTPQSITAVTMAQMQARDTQTIADTLRYSAGVDAEPYGTDTRVDWFFIRGFGMTFDGLFLDGLAVPKITGADAAYTSNPFSLQQVDILKGPASVLYGQTEPGGLVNLTSKRPAETPQGEIRFEGGNFHRYQGMVDVSGPLFGSKTLFYRVNGLARGSKSQVEFARDDQDYIAPSLLWKPSDRTSLVVLGNYLDLRTGSVGGFLPAQGMTLAGGKIAPNINGPIGTSFFDSEPDYDNFHKVEYFSATQLQHQLSEHWTLRNNFRYLRLGLPQYIGLYGTGFLQTATICATNPNASACTHTLTRSAILGNQNNGQYAVDQQFQGNYRTGKWSQTMLFGYNYQHQGSNVKLGYGPSDVYGVPGDPANGPNIDIFNPVYGAAVPSPGYSTTNTIGTLQQHGVYAQDQITHGHLNFVLSGREDWAPEHIFDNLAQQHIDSNPSKFTGRAGVLYHFDIGVAPYFSYSTSFNPIFGINPSTSKAFKSDTGDQYEVGLKYAPNGVNAFVTASLFQVTEKNLQTSNPVNPLITDQSAEQRSRGIELEAHASLSHNLNTIATFNHQQVIYSKPYYGAVGVRPVTVPANQASLWLDYDPQHGPGIGMGARFTGKTPGVVFTGQSTDFYVDSHTLFDAEAHYAVGNLRVGIDGKNLLDKVYVAYCYGSSSCNYGYRRTVNGNLTYRFASLLKPWKQE; encoded by the coding sequence ATGCGTTTGGTTCCGATCCGTCTTAGCGTCGTTCTGTATCTTTGCTTCTCTGCTTCCTACGGTTTTGCGCGCTCCCATGAAGGCTCCACCAGTTCGGCGGAGAGCTCTCGGAGCTGCCAGCCGCCGGCGCCGGGAGCTTCGCTCCAATCACTCAGTGGGACTGTCTTTGATCCAACCGGAGCCATCGTGCCGGGGGCGGCGCTTCGCGTTGAGTGCGGCAGCTTCTATCGGCAGACTCTTTCCGATGGCGCTGGGCACTACATTCTGCGTGTTCCGGGCGGTAGCTATACCCTCGATGCTGAATCGACCGGATTTCTTCCTCAGGTTCGAGAGCTTGTCGTACAGAGTGGTTCGAACACGGTCGATCTTCGATTGGGCATCGCCGCTGAGGGGCAGTCGGTGGAGGTGAATGCTGGTCCGGATTATGTTACTTCGACGGTCGACTCCGGGACGAAGACCTCGACACCGCTGATCGACACACCGCAGTCGATCACCGCAGTTACGATGGCGCAGATGCAGGCGCGCGACACCCAGACGATTGCCGACACGCTGCGCTACTCGGCAGGAGTGGATGCTGAGCCGTATGGTACGGATACCCGGGTCGACTGGTTTTTCATCCGAGGGTTTGGAATGACCTTCGATGGGCTCTTTCTGGATGGGTTGGCGGTTCCGAAGATTACCGGCGCAGACGCGGCCTATACCTCGAATCCTTTCTCGTTGCAGCAGGTGGACATTCTCAAGGGACCGGCCAGCGTGTTGTATGGACAGACGGAGCCGGGAGGGCTTGTGAATCTGACGTCGAAGCGGCCTGCGGAGACGCCGCAGGGGGAGATTCGCTTTGAAGGAGGCAACTTCCACCGGTATCAGGGAATGGTCGATGTCTCCGGTCCGCTCTTTGGTTCCAAGACGCTTTTCTATCGCGTGAACGGTCTGGCGCGTGGGTCGAAGTCACAGGTTGAGTTCGCACGCGACGATCAGGATTACATTGCGCCTTCGCTGCTGTGGAAGCCGAGCGATCGGACCTCGCTGGTTGTGTTGGGGAACTATCTCGATCTTCGAACTGGATCGGTTGGGGGATTTCTTCCAGCGCAGGGTATGACTCTGGCGGGCGGCAAGATTGCACCGAACATCAACGGACCGATTGGGACCAGCTTCTTCGACTCTGAACCGGACTACGACAACTTCCATAAGGTCGAATATTTTAGCGCGACGCAGTTACAGCATCAGCTCTCTGAGCACTGGACGCTGCGCAATAATTTCCGTTATCTCCGCCTTGGGCTGCCGCAGTATATCGGTTTGTATGGCACGGGATTTCTCCAGACCGCAACGATCTGCGCGACGAACCCGAACGCTTCAGCCTGCACGCACACGCTTACTCGATCGGCCATTCTAGGAAATCAGAATAATGGTCAGTATGCCGTCGATCAGCAGTTCCAGGGGAACTATCGCACCGGGAAGTGGTCGCAGACCATGCTCTTTGGCTACAACTATCAACATCAGGGTTCGAACGTAAAGCTCGGCTATGGTCCATCGGATGTCTACGGCGTGCCCGGCGATCCGGCCAACGGTCCTAATATCGACATCTTCAATCCTGTGTATGGAGCCGCGGTTCCCAGCCCTGGTTACTCCACCACCAATACGATTGGTACGCTCCAGCAGCATGGCGTTTATGCGCAGGACCAGATCACCCATGGCCACTTGAACTTCGTGCTGAGCGGCCGTGAGGATTGGGCTCCGGAACACATCTTCGATAATCTGGCGCAGCAGCATATCGACAGCAACCCGTCGAAGTTTACAGGGCGTGCGGGTGTGCTCTATCACTTCGATATTGGCGTGGCTCCGTACTTCAGCTATTCGACCTCGTTCAATCCGATCTTCGGGATCAATCCTTCGACGTCCAAGGCGTTCAAGTCCGATACTGGCGACCAGTACGAGGTTGGCCTGAAGTACGCTCCGAATGGCGTCAACGCGTTTGTGACTGCTTCTCTGTTCCAGGTCACGGAAAAGAATCTCCAGACAAGCAATCCGGTCAATCCGCTTATTACGGATCAGTCGGCGGAGCAGCGTTCGCGAGGCATCGAGCTGGAAGCTCATGCGTCGCTCTCGCATAATCTCAACACGATTGCGACCTTCAACCACCAACAGGTGATCTACAGTAAGCCGTACTATGGTGCGGTGGGTGTTCGACCGGTCACGGTTCCGGCGAACCAGGCGTCGCTGTGGCTGGACTACGACCCTCAACACGGTCCCGGCATTGGCATGGGAGCGCGCTTTACCGGCAAGACTCCTGGAGTTGTCTTCACTGGGCAGTCGACGGATTTTTATGTTGATAGCCACACGCTCTTCGACGCCGAAGCGCACTATGCTGTTGGCAATCTTCGGGTAGGTATCGATGGGAAAAACCTTCTAGACAAGGTCTATGTGGCCTATTGCTATGGAAGTTCGTCTTGCAATTACGGTTACCGGCGCACGGTGAACGGCAATTTGACGTATCGTTTCGCGTCTCTGCTCAAGCCCTGGAAGCAGGAGTAG
- a CDS encoding RNA polymerase sigma factor: protein MSETMLNSLLDLRRQFLGFVQRRVHERAVAEDILQTAYLRALESGSDLREDESAVAWFYRILRNAVIDHYRRRTTEGAALERWAHELETETSPDPLLHETSCQCIAGALDLLTPAYARLLREVDLGEVTLSSYAHSEGITPGNAAVRAHRARAALRKQLIRCCGTCATHGCLDCTCRATVAVRV from the coding sequence ATGTCAGAGACCATGCTCAACTCGCTGCTCGACCTTCGCCGACAGTTTCTCGGCTTTGTCCAGCGCCGCGTCCATGAACGCGCTGTCGCAGAGGACATTCTGCAAACCGCCTACTTGCGTGCTCTTGAGTCGGGTAGTGATCTACGTGAGGACGAATCCGCTGTCGCGTGGTTTTATCGCATCCTCCGGAACGCGGTTATCGATCACTACCGGCGACGAACGACCGAAGGAGCGGCTCTCGAACGCTGGGCTCACGAACTGGAGACGGAGACCAGCCCTGATCCCTTGCTTCACGAAACCTCATGCCAGTGCATTGCGGGTGCGCTCGATCTCCTTACGCCTGCCTATGCGCGACTGCTGCGCGAGGTTGATCTCGGAGAAGTGACCCTTTCCAGTTACGCTCATTCTGAAGGAATTACTCCGGGTAATGCTGCTGTTCGGGCCCATCGCGCACGCGCCGCGTTGCGCAAACAGCTCATTCGCTGCTGCGGTACTTGCGCCACGCATGGGTGCCTCGACTGCACCTGCCGAGCGACTGTGGCCGTACGAGTTTAG
- a CDS encoding DHH family phosphoesterase — protein sequence MDCRIFYHDHCFDGACSASLFTRFHRECIGTVKEFSYHGLVHRAGGLFDEAAFVDGENAIVDFKYLSSPKVTWWFDHHLSAFLTPEDQAEFERGQVDGSETLRKFYDASYVSCTSLIADVATAKFGFDAAPLAELIYWANIVDGAKYESATAAVEMAEPAMKLTMVIESSPDETLVQKLIPLLTEMKLQQVLDQPFVQEILGPLMERHLAAIGLIEERSSLHKGVIAFDITDKPTEGYNKFIPYYLHPQGTYNVGLSKSSFRTKVSVGTNPWTPLPASELVNIAAICERYGGGGHARVGAISFPPDREDEAQKAAQEIVLELQGA from the coding sequence TTGGACTGCCGGATTTTTTATCACGATCATTGTTTTGACGGGGCTTGTTCGGCCTCGCTGTTTACACGGTTCCATCGCGAGTGCATCGGGACGGTGAAGGAGTTTTCGTATCACGGGCTGGTGCATCGCGCCGGAGGGCTGTTCGATGAGGCGGCGTTTGTAGATGGGGAGAACGCGATCGTCGACTTCAAATATCTGTCGTCTCCGAAAGTGACATGGTGGTTCGATCATCATCTGAGCGCGTTTCTGACGCCGGAGGATCAGGCGGAGTTTGAACGCGGGCAGGTGGATGGGAGCGAGACGCTGCGGAAGTTTTATGACGCGTCGTATGTCTCGTGTACGAGCTTGATCGCGGATGTGGCGACGGCAAAGTTTGGGTTCGATGCGGCTCCGCTGGCGGAGCTGATCTATTGGGCGAACATTGTGGACGGCGCGAAGTACGAGAGCGCGACGGCGGCGGTAGAGATGGCCGAACCGGCGATGAAGCTGACGATGGTGATCGAGAGCAGTCCGGACGAGACGCTGGTGCAGAAGCTGATTCCGCTGCTGACGGAGATGAAGCTCCAACAGGTGCTGGACCAGCCATTTGTACAGGAGATTCTGGGGCCGCTGATGGAGCGGCACCTGGCGGCGATCGGTTTGATTGAGGAGCGGTCTTCGCTGCACAAGGGCGTGATTGCCTTTGATATCACGGATAAACCGACGGAGGGATACAACAAGTTCATCCCGTATTACCTGCATCCGCAGGGGACGTACAACGTGGGGCTGAGCAAGTCGAGCTTCCGGACGAAGGTGTCTGTGGGAACGAATCCATGGACGCCGCTGCCAGCGTCGGAGTTGGTAAATATTGCGGCGATCTGCGAGCGCTACGGCGGCGGTGGACACGCGCGGGTGGGAGCGATCAGCTTTCCTCCGGATCGTGAGGACGAAGCGCAGAAGGCTGCTCAGGAGATTGTGTTGGAGTTGCAGGGAGCTTAG
- a CDS encoding CPBP family intramembrane glutamic endopeptidase — protein sequence MNDNTALSEEVSPATHSIFIGPDGLRAGWSLLIFIVLMAASFSGVSAISRLLHLIPRKSAADAPVTPTFMYIAESLPFLATLLVTWIMSKIERRPNSVYGLGGNRKLPRFLAGLAWGVTCLTLLFLILWKTGLLVINSRLLFGSDIFRYGALWLVGFLLVGLLEEYVTRGYLQFTLTRGLTVLYQWAFETRHSKALGFWTSALIFSILFGLGHGKNPGESPIGLLAAGLASMVFCLSLWRTGSLWWAIGFHTSWDWAQSFLYGVADSGTMVQHHLLATHPFGKPLMSGGATGPEGSIYVLLILALVSLIILFTLPKERSSNE from the coding sequence TTGAACGACAACACTGCGCTGTCCGAGGAAGTATCCCCTGCGACTCACTCCATCTTCATCGGCCCTGACGGACTGCGTGCCGGTTGGAGCCTACTCATCTTCATTGTGCTCATGGCCGCATCCTTCTCGGGAGTGAGTGCCATCAGCCGCCTCCTGCACCTCATCCCTCGAAAGAGTGCCGCTGACGCGCCTGTCACTCCCACCTTCATGTACATCGCCGAGTCCCTCCCCTTCCTCGCGACCCTCCTCGTCACCTGGATCATGTCGAAGATCGAGCGCCGTCCCAACTCCGTCTACGGCCTCGGCGGCAATCGCAAACTTCCCCGCTTTCTCGCTGGCCTTGCCTGGGGAGTCACCTGTCTCACCCTTCTCTTCCTTATCCTCTGGAAGACCGGCCTACTCGTCATCAACAGCCGTCTCCTCTTCGGCTCCGATATCTTCCGTTATGGAGCTCTCTGGCTCGTAGGCTTCCTTCTGGTCGGCCTGCTCGAGGAATACGTCACTCGCGGCTATCTTCAGTTCACCCTTACCCGTGGCCTCACAGTCCTTTACCAATGGGCCTTTGAAACTCGTCACAGTAAGGCCCTGGGCTTCTGGACCTCGGCCCTCATCTTTTCGATTCTCTTCGGACTCGGCCATGGCAAAAATCCCGGTGAGTCTCCCATAGGCCTGCTCGCCGCCGGTCTTGCCAGCATGGTCTTCTGCCTCAGCCTCTGGCGGACCGGATCACTCTGGTGGGCGATCGGCTTCCACACCTCATGGGATTGGGCGCAATCTTTCCTCTATGGCGTCGCCGACAGCGGAACCATGGTGCAGCACCATCTCCTCGCCACGCACCCATTCGGCAAGCCCCTTATGAGCGGTGGAGCGACCGGCCCCGAAGGAAGCATCTACGTCCTGCTCATCCTGGCCCTCGTCAGTCTCATCATCCTCTTCACTCTGCCCAAGGAGCGGAGCAGTAACGAATAA
- a CDS encoding Na+/H+ antiporter: MFGSSGVHAVQTVFLLLLLMVAIFALVARRLKISYPIVLVVAGLIISFVPHIPRIPLSPDLVFLIFLPPLLYSSAWTMSWREFRHNLLTITMLAVGLVAFTVWGVAEFADRFITLLDWKSGFVLGAVVSTTDAIAATSIARTLGLPRRIVDILEGESLLNDATGLLALEFGLQMVVRGETPTAGAAVLRLLYLVFAGIGIGLLIGLVVGWWERFIDDGPIEIVVSLIVPYVAYLAGEGVHASGVLAVVACGLYLSRKSATYLTPAARIQIYGVWDALTFMMNGIVFVLIGLQLPYVLGGIRELSRLTLFEYGAGFSLILIALRMLWVFPVAQLIFWIRKRFGRNEERPGARGMFVIGWTGMRGVIALAAAISLPETLANGAPFGARNLIVFLTFSVILVTLVVQGLTLPPLIRALGLSGASGMGTEELEARRIMLEEALVHLEAGRIADGESFAHVYEDLTHRYRHRLAAVGGEVEDEHDHSPETYQRLREIARSAVQAERRAMIRLRNEGRMSDDAMRTMERELDLAESRYQAIRLD, translated from the coding sequence ATGTTCGGTAGTTCGGGAGTACATGCGGTGCAGACGGTCTTTCTTCTTCTGCTGCTGATGGTGGCGATCTTCGCGCTGGTGGCGCGTCGGCTGAAGATCTCGTACCCGATCGTGCTGGTCGTGGCGGGGCTGATCATCAGCTTTGTGCCGCATATTCCTCGCATTCCTCTTAGCCCGGACCTGGTGTTTCTGATCTTTTTGCCGCCACTGCTCTACTCCTCGGCGTGGACGATGTCGTGGCGGGAGTTTCGCCATAACCTGCTGACCATCACGATGCTGGCGGTTGGGCTGGTTGCGTTCACGGTCTGGGGAGTGGCGGAGTTCGCTGACCGTTTCATCACTCTGCTGGATTGGAAGTCGGGGTTTGTTCTGGGGGCGGTGGTTTCGACTACGGACGCGATTGCGGCGACGTCAATTGCGCGTACGTTGGGGCTGCCGCGTCGGATTGTGGACATTCTTGAAGGGGAGAGCCTGCTGAACGATGCGACCGGCTTGCTCGCGCTGGAGTTTGGCTTACAGATGGTGGTGCGGGGCGAGACTCCAACTGCGGGGGCCGCAGTGCTTCGGTTGCTGTACCTGGTCTTCGCTGGAATTGGGATTGGGTTGTTGATTGGCCTGGTGGTCGGATGGTGGGAACGGTTCATCGACGATGGCCCGATTGAGATCGTGGTTAGCCTGATCGTGCCTTATGTCGCGTATCTGGCGGGTGAGGGTGTTCATGCGTCGGGCGTGTTGGCGGTGGTGGCGTGCGGTCTGTATCTGAGCCGGAAGAGTGCGACGTATCTCACGCCGGCGGCGCGGATTCAGATCTACGGTGTGTGGGATGCATTGACGTTCATGATGAATGGGATCGTCTTTGTATTGATTGGCCTACAGTTGCCGTATGTTCTTGGTGGCATTCGTGAGTTGAGCAGGTTGACGCTGTTCGAGTATGGCGCGGGATTCAGCCTGATCCTGATTGCGTTGCGGATGCTGTGGGTGTTTCCAGTAGCGCAGCTTATCTTCTGGATACGGAAGAGATTTGGCCGCAATGAAGAGCGGCCGGGTGCGCGTGGGATGTTCGTCATCGGATGGACAGGGATGCGCGGCGTGATCGCGCTCGCGGCGGCGATCTCGCTTCCGGAGACGCTGGCGAATGGTGCGCCGTTCGGGGCGCGGAATCTGATCGTCTTTCTGACCTTCAGTGTCATTTTAGTGACTCTGGTGGTGCAGGGATTGACGCTGCCACCGTTGATTCGGGCGCTTGGGCTGTCGGGTGCTAGTGGGATGGGCACTGAAGAGTTGGAGGCGCGGCGCATCATGCTGGAGGAGGCGCTTGTGCATCTCGAAGCGGGTCGGATTGCCGATGGCGAGAGCTTTGCGCATGTGTATGAGGATCTGACGCATCGATATCGGCATCGACTGGCCGCGGTTGGCGGTGAGGTTGAGGATGAGCACGATCATAGCCCGGAGACCTACCAGCGTCTGCGGGAGATCGCCCGGAGCGCGGTGCAGGCAGAGCGACGGGCGATGATTCGGCTGCGCAACGAGGGGCGCATGAGCGACGATGCGATGCGGACGATGGAGCGGGAGCTGGATCTGGCAGAGAGCCGATATCAGGCGATAAGGCTGGACTGA